One genomic segment of Salinigranum rubrum includes these proteins:
- a CDS encoding winged helix-turn-helix transcriptional regulator, producing MCEYEELDWKREWHGLWSILSCKWTFHVLRLLLIDDYGFNEIKRELDGITATMLSRRLTQLEDEGVIQREVLDTKPPSTRYSLTETGEELAQILKQIEQLRPFSNGD from the coding sequence ATGTGTGAATACGAAGAACTCGACTGGAAGCGCGAGTGGCACGGGCTGTGGTCGATCCTGAGCTGCAAGTGGACGTTCCACGTCCTCCGCTTGCTCCTCATCGACGACTACGGCTTCAACGAGATCAAGCGCGAACTCGACGGCATCACGGCGACGATGCTCTCGCGGCGACTCACGCAACTCGAAGACGAGGGCGTGATCCAGCGGGAGGTCCTCGACACGAAGCCGCCGTCGACGCGGTACTCGCTCACCGAGACCGGCGAGGAGTTGGCGCAGATCCTCAAACAGATCGAACAGCTCCGGCCCTTCTCCAATGGCGACTGA